A section of the Macaca thibetana thibetana isolate TM-01 chromosome 10, ASM2454274v1, whole genome shotgun sequence genome encodes:
- the LOC126964025 gene encoding ATP synthase subunit f, mitochondrial-like, producing the protein MIMFLKMGIWSGHQDSKMASVVPVKDKKLLEVKLGELPSWILMQDFSPSGILGAFRRGYYRYYNKYINMSKGSISGITMVLACYVLFNYCISYKHLKHKQLRKYH; encoded by the coding sequence atgatcatgtttttaaaaatgggaatatgGAGCGGACACCAGGACTCCAAGATGGCGTCAGTCGTACCAGTGAAGGACAAGAAACTTCTGGAGGTCAAACTGGGGGAGCTGCCAAGCTGGATCTTGATGCAGGACTTCAGCCCTAGTGGCATTCTCGGAGCATTTCGAAGAGGTTACTACCGGTACTACAACAAGTACATTAACATGAGCAAGGGGAGCATCTCGGGGATTACCATGGTGCTGGCATGCTACGTGCTCTTCAACTACTGCATTTCCTACAAGCATCTCAAGCACAAGCAGCTCCGCAAATACCACTGA